A window from Ramlibacter pinisoli encodes these proteins:
- a CDS encoding tripartite tricarboxylate transporter substrate binding protein BugE: MQRRHWLAIASATLAAAAAPALAQGYPNKVVKLVVPFAPGGTTDIVARVISEPLGKALGQSVIVENKAGGGGVIGATQTARATPDGYELGVATVSTTAANPAINPKIPYNPVTDFTPIVNIAATPNVIAVHPSFPAKDYKGFVAELKKNPGKYSYSSSGTGGIGHLQMELYKSLSGTFVTHIPYRGAGPALNDTVAGQVPMIFDNLPSALPFIKENRLVPIVVAAPQRLKELPNVPTFKEVGLEPVNRMAYYGIYGPKGLPKEVVDKIHDGVVKALQDPAVRRRIEDTGSLVVANKPDEFAAQIKAEYDVYKKVVDSARLKLD; this comes from the coding sequence ATGCAACGCCGTCACTGGCTCGCCATCGCGAGCGCGACCCTGGCCGCTGCCGCGGCCCCCGCACTGGCCCAGGGGTATCCCAACAAGGTCGTCAAGCTCGTGGTCCCGTTCGCACCCGGCGGCACGACCGACATCGTGGCCCGCGTCATCTCCGAGCCGCTCGGCAAGGCGCTGGGCCAGAGCGTGATCGTGGAGAACAAGGCCGGCGGTGGCGGCGTCATCGGCGCCACCCAGACCGCCCGCGCCACGCCGGACGGCTACGAACTGGGCGTCGCCACCGTGTCGACCACCGCGGCCAACCCGGCGATCAACCCCAAGATCCCGTACAACCCGGTCACCGACTTCACGCCCATCGTGAACATTGCCGCGACGCCCAACGTGATCGCGGTGCACCCCAGCTTCCCGGCCAAGGACTACAAGGGCTTCGTCGCCGAGCTGAAGAAGAACCCTGGCAAGTACTCGTACTCGTCGTCGGGCACCGGCGGCATCGGCCACCTGCAGATGGAGCTGTACAAGAGCCTGTCGGGCACCTTCGTCACCCACATCCCGTACCGCGGCGCCGGCCCGGCCCTGAACGACACCGTGGCCGGCCAGGTGCCGATGATCTTCGACAACCTGCCCTCGGCGCTGCCCTTCATCAAGGAGAACCGGCTGGTGCCCATCGTGGTCGCCGCGCCGCAGCGCCTGAAGGAACTGCCCAACGTGCCGACCTTCAAGGAAGTGGGGCTGGAGCCGGTCAACCGGATGGCCTACTACGGCATCTACGGTCCCAAGGGCCTGCCCAAGGAGGTGGTCGACAAGATCCACGACGGCGTGGTCAAGGCGCTGCAGGATCCCGCCGTGCGCCGCCGCATCGAGGACACCGGCTCCCTGGTCGTGGCCAACAAGCCGGACGAATTCGCTGCCCAGATCAAGGCCGAATACGACGTCTACAAGAAGGTCGTCGACTCGGCCCGCCTGAAGCTCGACTGA
- a CDS encoding AEC family transporter has product MEFARLLFPDFSLIACGFLLCRYTALDRSVWEKVDSLVYYFLFPVLLFQSIVRSPLDLGEASSMMAAGLLLGMAGIGLAYLLPYLPGLRGRIDPREHAGAAQVAFRFNSYIALALSERLAGAAGVQLIAVLIGVCVPLFNVAAVWPMARHAQTGFLAALVRNPLIIATAVGLTANLAGLAVPGWLEPTVARIGGSSIPLGLMAAGAGMRLGSLARSKLLTVSLLAIRHAANPLVAWSLVRLLRLEPAQASVLLIFSAMPTAASCYVLTSRMGYNGGYVAGLVTLSTVLGIASLSFALGVLR; this is encoded by the coding sequence GTGGAGTTCGCCCGCCTGCTGTTCCCCGATTTTTCGCTGATCGCCTGCGGCTTCCTGCTGTGCCGCTACACCGCCCTCGACCGCTCGGTCTGGGAGAAGGTGGACAGCCTGGTGTACTACTTCCTGTTTCCGGTTCTGCTGTTCCAGTCCATCGTGCGCAGCCCGCTGGACCTGGGGGAAGCCTCGTCCATGATGGCCGCCGGCCTGCTGCTGGGGATGGCCGGCATCGGCCTGGCCTACCTGCTGCCGTACCTGCCGGGCCTGCGCGGCCGCATCGACCCGCGCGAGCACGCGGGCGCCGCCCAGGTGGCGTTCCGCTTCAACTCCTACATCGCGCTGGCGCTGTCCGAGCGGCTGGCCGGCGCCGCCGGCGTGCAGCTGATCGCGGTGCTGATCGGCGTCTGCGTTCCCCTGTTCAACGTCGCCGCCGTGTGGCCGATGGCGCGCCACGCCCAGACAGGCTTCCTGGCGGCGCTGGTGCGCAACCCGCTGATCATCGCCACCGCGGTGGGCCTGACGGCCAACCTGGCCGGCCTGGCCGTGCCCGGCTGGCTGGAGCCGACGGTGGCGCGCATCGGCGGCAGCTCCATCCCGCTGGGGTTGATGGCCGCGGGCGCCGGCATGCGGCTGGGCAGCCTGGCCCGCTCGAAGCTGCTCACCGTGTCGCTGCTGGCGATCCGGCATGCGGCCAACCCGCTGGTGGCCTGGTCGCTGGTGCGGCTGCTGCGGCTGGAGCCGGCCCAGGCGTCGGTGCTGCTGATCTTCTCGGCCATGCCCACGGCCGCGAGCTGCTACGTGCTCACCTCGCGCATGGGCTACAACGGCGGCTACGTCGCCGGGCTGGTGACGCTATCGACCGTGCTCGGCATCGCCAGCCTGAGCTTCGCGCTGGGCGTCCTGCGCTAG
- a CDS encoding aromatic-ring-hydroxylating dioxygenase subunit beta, with the protein MSAPALERLLLQLEVDQFNAAYAAALDEKRFDDWPGFFLEDGRYTVQARENFDRGLPLALIALESRGMMKDRVYGVTQTIYHRPYYTRHVVGPAQVLAAQDGDPGGLVRAQAHYAVFRTRPGDASEVYNVGRYIDEMERTPDGLRLRSRLCVYDSEMVLNSLIYPI; encoded by the coding sequence ATGAGCGCGCCGGCGCTGGAGAGGCTGCTGCTGCAGCTGGAGGTGGACCAGTTCAATGCCGCCTATGCGGCGGCGCTGGACGAGAAGCGGTTCGACGACTGGCCCGGGTTCTTCCTCGAGGACGGCCGCTACACCGTGCAGGCGCGCGAGAACTTCGACCGCGGCCTGCCGCTGGCGCTGATCGCGCTGGAGAGCCGGGGGATGATGAAGGACCGGGTCTACGGGGTCACGCAGACCATCTACCACCGGCCGTACTACACGCGGCACGTGGTGGGCCCGGCACAGGTGCTGGCCGCGCAGGACGGTGATCCGGGGGGCCTGGTTCGGGCCCAGGCGCACTACGCGGTCTTTCGCACCCGGCCGGGCGATGCGAGCGAGGTCTACAACGTGGGCCGCTACATCGACGAGATGGAGCGCACGCCCGACGGCCTGCGATTGCGCAGCAGGCTCTGCGTGTACGACAGCGAGATGGTGCTCAACTCGCTGATCTATCCGATCTGA
- a CDS encoding N-acetylmuramoyl-L-alanine amidase, which yields MRRRPLLQGGSLVLLLGTAQIARGATIVAVRLWPAPDYTRVTIESDGQLASRQVLVPNPPRLAVDIDGIELNPALRELVAKVQADDPYIAGIRVGQNTPGTVRLVIDLKQPALPQVFTLPPVAAYQHRLVLDFHPMQAIDPLEALIAERLRDVQAGTAPPAPADPLGELIARQQGTGAAPSRGPDAARPPPAPATAAIAGEPRTDRLIIIALDPGHGGEDPGAVGPGGTREKDIVLQVAHRLRARINATTINGNPMRAFLTRDADFFVPLGVRVQKARRVQADLFVSIHADAFITPTARGASVFALSHGAASSAAAKWMADKENKADSVGGLNVRAPDAHVARALLDMSTAAQIRDSLKLAGVLLGEIGNVGRLHKRNVEQAGFAVLKAPDIPSVLVETAFISNPEEEAKLRSDAYQDELADALMRGISRYFAANPPLARNRPL from the coding sequence GTGAGGCGACGCCCGCTGCTGCAAGGCGGCAGCCTGGTGCTGCTGCTCGGCACGGCGCAGATCGCACGGGGCGCCACCATCGTCGCGGTGCGCCTGTGGCCGGCGCCCGACTACACCCGGGTCACCATCGAATCCGACGGCCAGCTGGCCTCGCGCCAGGTGCTGGTGCCCAACCCGCCCCGGCTGGCGGTCGACATCGACGGCATCGAGCTCAACCCGGCGCTGCGCGAGCTGGTGGCCAAGGTGCAGGCCGATGATCCCTACATCGCCGGCATCCGCGTCGGCCAGAACACGCCGGGCACGGTGCGGCTGGTGATCGACCTCAAGCAGCCCGCCCTGCCCCAGGTGTTCACGCTGCCGCCGGTGGCCGCCTACCAGCACCGCCTGGTGCTGGACTTCCACCCCATGCAGGCGATCGATCCGCTGGAGGCGCTGATCGCCGAGCGCCTGCGGGATGTCCAGGCGGGCACCGCGCCGCCGGCCCCGGCCGACCCGCTGGGCGAGCTGATCGCCCGGCAACAGGGGACCGGCGCCGCGCCTTCGCGCGGCCCCGATGCCGCGCGCCCGCCCCCCGCGCCGGCCACGGCCGCGATCGCGGGCGAGCCGCGCACCGACCGGCTGATCATCATCGCGCTGGACCCCGGCCACGGCGGCGAGGATCCCGGCGCCGTCGGCCCCGGCGGCACGCGCGAGAAGGACATCGTGCTGCAGGTCGCGCACCGCCTGCGCGCGCGCATCAACGCCACCACGATCAACGGCAACCCGATGCGCGCCTTCCTCACCCGCGACGCCGATTTCTTCGTCCCACTGGGCGTGCGGGTGCAGAAGGCGCGCCGCGTGCAGGCCGACCTGTTCGTCAGCATCCATGCCGATGCCTTCATCACGCCGACGGCGCGCGGTGCCAGCGTGTTCGCCCTCAGCCATGGTGCGGCATCCAGCGCCGCCGCCAAGTGGATGGCCGACAAGGAGAACAAGGCCGATTCCGTCGGCGGGCTCAACGTGCGCGCGCCCGACGCGCACGTGGCCCGCGCCCTGCTCGACATGAGCACCGCGGCCCAGATCCGCGACAGCCTGAAGCTGGCCGGCGTGCTGCTGGGCGAGATCGGCAACGTGGGCCGGCTCCACAAGCGCAACGTCGAACAGGCCGGCTTCGCGGTGCTGAAGGCACCCGACATCCCCAGCGTGCTGGTCGAGACCGCCTTCATCAGCAACCCCGAGGAAGAGGCCAAGCTGCGCAGCGACGCCTACCAGGACGAGCTGGCCGACGCCCTGATGCGCGGCATCAGCCGCTACTTCGCCGCCAATCCGCCACTGGCGCGCAACCGGCCGCTCTAG
- the queG gene encoding tRNA epoxyqueuosine(34) reductase QueG — protein MWRGAQIDGPSLVAAIGEWGRELGFSQIGVSGVDLADAEEGLLQWLANGFHGDMGYMAAHGVKRARPAELVPGTLSVLTARMDYLPTATAPGWQAVEWDRLARPGEAVVSLYARGRDYHKVMRNRLQKLAERIAAEVGPFGHRAFTDSAPVLEAELAARSGQGWRGKHTLVLRRDAGSMFFLGEIYVDLALPPTEPASAHCGTCSACIDACPTGAIVGPYRLDARRCISYLTIEHAGAIPVDLRPAIGNRIYGCDDCQLACPWNKYAQRSPLPDFDERAGLAGAPLAGLLRWTEADFLRRTEGSAIRRIGHERWLRNVAVAAGNALRVRPDADLRRAVEALLAHPSELVREHAGWALAQDAQREAQAGDAEHGR, from the coding sequence ATGTGGCGGGGTGCTCAGATCGACGGTCCTTCGCTGGTGGCTGCCATCGGGGAATGGGGCCGCGAGCTCGGATTCTCCCAAATCGGCGTGTCCGGCGTGGACCTGGCGGACGCCGAGGAGGGCCTTCTGCAGTGGCTGGCCAACGGATTTCACGGCGACATGGGCTACATGGCCGCCCACGGCGTGAAACGCGCGAGGCCGGCGGAACTGGTGCCCGGGACCCTCTCGGTGCTCACGGCCCGGATGGACTACCTGCCCACGGCCACCGCGCCGGGCTGGCAGGCGGTCGAATGGGACCGCCTCGCGCGCCCCGGCGAAGCGGTGGTGTCCCTGTACGCCCGCGGCCGCGACTACCACAAGGTGATGCGCAACCGGCTGCAGAAGCTGGCCGAGCGCATCGCGGCGGAGGTCGGTCCGTTCGGCCACCGGGCCTTCACCGACTCGGCGCCCGTGCTCGAGGCCGAACTGGCGGCGCGCAGCGGCCAGGGCTGGCGCGGCAAGCACACCCTGGTGCTGCGGCGCGACGCCGGCTCGATGTTCTTCCTGGGCGAGATCTACGTCGACCTGGCGCTGCCGCCCACCGAGCCGGCCAGCGCGCACTGCGGCACCTGCAGCGCCTGCATCGACGCCTGCCCCACCGGCGCCATCGTCGGCCCCTACCGGCTGGATGCCCGCCGCTGCATCTCCTACCTCACCATCGAGCACGCCGGCGCGATCCCGGTCGACCTGCGCCCGGCGATCGGCAACCGCATCTACGGCTGCGACGACTGCCAGCTGGCCTGTCCCTGGAACAAGTACGCCCAGCGCAGCCCGCTGCCCGACTTCGACGAACGGGCCGGCCTGGCCGGGGCTCCCCTGGCCGGCCTGCTGCGCTGGACGGAGGCCGACTTCCTGCGCCGTACCGAGGGCAGCGCCATCCGCCGCATCGGCCACGAGCGCTGGCTGCGCAACGTGGCGGTGGCGGCCGGCAACGCGCTGCGGGTGCGCCCGGACGCTGACCTGCGCCGTGCGGTGGAGGCGCTGCTGGCGCATCCCAGCGAGCTGGTGCGCGAGCACGCCGGCTGGGCGCTAGCGCAGGACGCCCAGCGCGAAGCTCAGGCTGGCGATGCCGAGCACGGTCGATAG
- the tsaE gene encoding tRNA (adenosine(37)-N6)-threonylcarbamoyltransferase complex ATPase subunit type 1 TsaE, translating into MQAWLSETDTDACARRLAAHPRIGHAFLALHGDLGAGKTTFVRHLLRALGVAGRIKSPTYAVVEPHETAAFPAWHFDFYRFNDPREWEDAGFRDVFDGPGLKLAEWPEKAAGLLPPADLDLHIALQADGSRQVRIEAGTALGRELLA; encoded by the coding sequence GTGCAGGCCTGGCTGAGCGAGACGGACACCGACGCCTGCGCCCGCCGGCTGGCGGCGCACCCCCGGATCGGGCACGCGTTCCTCGCGCTGCACGGCGACCTGGGCGCAGGCAAGACCACCTTCGTGCGGCACCTGCTGCGGGCGCTGGGCGTGGCCGGCCGCATCAAGAGTCCCACCTATGCGGTGGTCGAGCCGCACGAGACCGCCGCCTTCCCGGCCTGGCACTTCGACTTCTACCGCTTCAACGACCCGCGCGAGTGGGAGGATGCGGGCTTTCGCGACGTCTTCGACGGCCCCGGGCTCAAGCTGGCCGAGTGGCCCGAGAAGGCGGCCGGCCTGCTGCCGCCGGCCGACCTCGACCTGCACATCGCCCTGCAGGCGGACGGCAGCCGGCAGGTGCGTATCGAGGCCGGCACCGCCCTCGGCCGGGAGCTGCTCGCGTGA
- a CDS encoding aromatic ring-hydroxylating dioxygenase subunit alpha: protein MNAPDPVSRWSQQGSSRVPFWAYTDPQLYQRELERIFYGPHWSYVGLEVEVPKVGDYRLSSVGERQVILVRDRVAPKDRGTDHGIRVVENRCAHRGVRFCQQPHGNARSFVCPYHQWTYKLNGELAGLPFKDGVKAVGPDGAECVQGGMPPDFDVQAHGLTRLRVEVLHGLVFATFSEAAPPLRDYLGPAILPWLDRIFLGRQLTLLGYNRQRIPGNWKLMMENIKDPYHPGLLHTWFVTFGLWRADQKSRMVMDEHGRHAVMVSRRNDGGENRTVTEGVTSFKAGMTLHDARLLDVVPEPWWKIDDPANPGTDIMPTVTMITLFPSLIVQQQVNSLSTRHIVPRGEGGFDFVWTHFGFADDSPEMARRRLRQANLFGPAGFVSADDGEVIEFSQDGFRQWGEDGSTLCELGGTGTGGSEHMVTETLIRSMYAYWRQVMGQ from the coding sequence ATGAACGCTCCCGACCCCGTCTCGCGCTGGAGCCAGCAGGGCTCCAGCCGGGTGCCTTTCTGGGCCTACACCGACCCCCAGCTGTACCAGCGCGAGCTCGAGCGGATCTTCTACGGCCCGCACTGGTCCTATGTCGGCCTGGAGGTCGAGGTCCCCAAGGTGGGCGACTACCGGCTCAGCTCGGTGGGCGAGCGCCAGGTCATCCTGGTGCGCGACCGCGTGGCGCCGAAGGACCGCGGCACCGACCATGGCATCCGGGTGGTGGAAAACCGCTGCGCGCACCGCGGCGTGCGCTTCTGCCAGCAGCCGCACGGCAATGCCCGCAGCTTCGTCTGCCCGTACCACCAGTGGACCTACAAGCTCAATGGCGAGCTGGCGGGCCTGCCGTTCAAGGACGGCGTCAAGGCGGTGGGCCCCGACGGCGCGGAGTGCGTGCAGGGCGGCATGCCGCCCGACTTCGACGTGCAGGCCCACGGCCTGACCCGGCTGCGGGTGGAGGTGCTGCACGGGCTGGTGTTCGCCACCTTCAGCGAGGCGGCGCCGCCGCTGCGCGACTACCTCGGCCCGGCCATCCTGCCGTGGCTCGATCGCATCTTCCTGGGCCGCCAGCTCACCCTGCTGGGCTACAACCGGCAGCGCATCCCGGGCAACTGGAAGCTGATGATGGAGAACATCAAGGACCCGTACCACCCGGGCCTGCTGCACACCTGGTTCGTCACCTTCGGCCTGTGGCGCGCCGACCAGAAGAGCCGGATGGTGATGGACGAGCACGGCCGGCACGCCGTCATGGTCTCGCGCCGCAACGACGGCGGCGAGAACCGTACCGTGACCGAGGGCGTCACCTCGTTCAAGGCCGGCATGACGCTGCACGATGCGCGGTTGCTCGACGTGGTGCCCGAACCGTGGTGGAAGATCGACGACCCCGCCAACCCGGGCACCGACATCATGCCCACGGTGACCATGATCACGCTGTTCCCCAGCCTGATCGTGCAGCAGCAGGTCAACTCGCTGTCCACGCGCCACATCGTGCCGCGCGGCGAAGGCGGCTTCGACTTCGTGTGGACGCACTTCGGCTTTGCCGACGACAGCCCCGAGATGGCGCGGCGCCGCCTGCGCCAGGCCAACCTGTTCGGGCCCGCGGGCTTCGTGAGCGCCGACGACGGCGAGGTGATCGAGTTCAGCCAGGACGGCTTTCGCCAGTGGGGCGAGGACGGCAGCACGCTGTGCGAGCTGGGTGGCACCGGCACCGGCGGCAGCGAGCACATGGTCACCGAGACGCTGATCCGCAGCATGTACGCCTACTGGCGCCAGGTGATGGGGCAATGA
- a CDS encoding tetratricopeptide repeat protein yields MRILRLVLSFLLLAAASLTASAAGGGGGSDLAVGPSTAQRLATAQKAIDAQDWSAAQRELTTLLREEPRNPDAHTLMGYTMRKRPNPDLAKAFQHYERAIALDPKHKGAHEYIGEAYLMEKKPAEAEKHLVRLEQICGGTACEQYQDLAKSIAEYKAKN; encoded by the coding sequence ATGCGCATCCTTCGCCTCGTCCTGTCCTTCCTGCTCCTGGCGGCGGCCAGCCTCACGGCATCGGCGGCCGGCGGCGGTGGCGGCTCCGACCTCGCGGTCGGTCCTTCCACGGCCCAGCGCCTGGCCACGGCCCAGAAGGCCATCGACGCCCAGGACTGGTCGGCCGCCCAGCGCGAACTGACCACGCTGCTGCGGGAGGAGCCGCGCAACCCCGACGCCCACACCCTGATGGGCTACACCATGCGCAAGCGGCCCAATCCCGACCTGGCCAAGGCGTTCCAGCATTACGAGCGGGCCATCGCCCTGGACCCCAAGCACAAGGGCGCGCATGAATACATCGGCGAGGCGTACCTGATGGAGAAGAAGCCGGCCGAGGCCGAGAAGCACCTGGTGCGCCTCGAGCAGATCTGCGGCGGCACGGCCTGCGAGCAGTACCAGGACCTGGCCAAGTCGATCGCCGAATACAAGGCGAAGAACTGA
- a CDS encoding glycine zipper 2TM domain-containing protein, with protein sequence MTTKLFAALAAASMITLTGCGSMDRQTAGTVGGAAVGGVVGNAVGGGPIGTLGGAAAGAYIGNRATDPNRK encoded by the coding sequence ATGACAACCAAACTGTTCGCGGCCCTGGCCGCCGCCTCGATGATCACCCTGACCGGCTGCGGCTCGATGGACCGTCAGACCGCCGGCACCGTGGGTGGCGCCGCCGTCGGCGGCGTGGTGGGCAATGCCGTGGGCGGTGGCCCGATCGGCACGCTGGGCGGCGCCGCCGCCGGTGCCTACATCGGCAACCGCGCCACCGACCCGAACCGGAAGTGA
- the xerD gene encoding site-specific tyrosine recombinase XerD, translating to MFPSIDDFIDALWLEEGLAGNTLAAYRRDLTLYARWQRERGRALEATAEADLHAYFADRHAGSKASTANRRLTVFKRYFRWALRERLVTADPTLRLQPAKQPLRVPKTLSEAQVEALLAAPDVDQPLGLRDRTMLELMYASGLRVSELVTLRMHNLSLADNVVRVLGKGGKERLVPFGQVARDWITRYLAEARGAILGGQQTDDVFVTARGAGMTRAMFWVVVKKQAHAAGITVPLSPHTLRHAFATHLLNHGADLRAVQMLLGHADISTTTIYTHVARERLKQLHAHHHPRG from the coding sequence TTGTTTCCTTCCATCGACGACTTCATCGACGCGCTCTGGCTCGAGGAGGGCCTGGCGGGCAACACGCTGGCGGCCTACCGGCGCGACCTCACGCTCTACGCCCGCTGGCAGCGCGAACGCGGGCGCGCGCTCGAGGCGACCGCCGAGGCCGACCTGCACGCCTACTTCGCCGACCGCCACGCCGGCAGCAAGGCGAGCACGGCCAACCGGCGGCTCACCGTGTTCAAGCGCTACTTCCGCTGGGCGCTGCGCGAGCGGCTGGTCACGGCCGACCCGACGCTGCGGCTGCAGCCGGCCAAGCAGCCGCTGCGCGTGCCCAAGACCCTGAGCGAGGCGCAGGTCGAGGCCCTGCTGGCCGCGCCCGACGTCGACCAGCCGCTCGGCCTGCGTGACCGCACGATGCTGGAGCTGATGTACGCCAGCGGGTTGCGGGTGAGCGAGCTGGTGACGCTGCGCATGCACAACCTCAGCCTGGCCGACAACGTGGTGCGCGTCCTGGGCAAGGGCGGCAAGGAGAGGCTGGTGCCGTTCGGGCAGGTGGCACGCGACTGGATCACCCGCTACCTGGCCGAGGCGCGCGGCGCCATCCTGGGCGGCCAGCAGACCGACGACGTGTTCGTCACCGCCCGCGGCGCCGGCATGACGCGCGCCATGTTCTGGGTGGTGGTGAAGAAGCAGGCGCATGCCGCCGGCATCACCGTGCCGCTGTCGCCGCACACCCTGCGCCATGCCTTCGCCACCCACCTGCTCAACCACGGCGCCGACCTGCGCGCGGTGCAGATGCTGCTGGGGCATGCCGACATCTCCACCACCACCATCTACACCCACGTGGCGCGCGAGCGGCTCAAGCAGCTGCACGCGCACCACCATCCGCGCGGCTGA